Proteins from one Romboutsia sp. CE17 genomic window:
- a CDS encoding ABC transporter substrate-binding protein: protein MRKRKLITLLTVATMSIGILTGCSNNKNDSNNASEETRIVNSAKGEVEIPANPERIVDISGNSEELVVLGYTPVGTSNVDSYNTDSVPAYVQEELGNAKVVGHSMMDTADIESILGLNPDLIIMAPRQEKIYDQLKEIAPVVMLDDEYNDWEAKLMDVADIFDKEEEAQAWLDTYYAKAETIGKEIKTARGEDETYAVLSTDLANGQFYAFTNAGLGTVLKEDLDLKQPENMPGQDSIELPKVTMEGLAEIDADNLIIIGSESDKAELENSSVWNQIRAVKEGNVIFLNQSPHFSQAYNPIGRLLELDTIKEELVK, encoded by the coding sequence ATGAGAAAGAGAAAATTAATAACATTACTTACGGTAGCGACAATGTCTATCGGGATATTAACAGGATGTTCAAATAATAAAAATGATTCAAATAATGCAAGTGAAGAAACAAGAATAGTGAACTCTGCAAAAGGAGAAGTTGAAATACCAGCTAATCCAGAAAGAATAGTAGATATATCAGGAAACAGTGAAGAGTTAGTAGTACTTGGATATACTCCAGTAGGTACATCTAACGTTGATTCATATAATACAGATTCAGTGCCGGCATATGTACAAGAAGAATTAGGAAACGCTAAAGTAGTAGGACATTCTATGATGGATACTGCTGATATAGAATCAATACTTGGGTTAAATCCAGACTTAATAATAATGGCACCAAGACAAGAAAAAATATATGACCAATTAAAAGAAATAGCACCAGTAGTTATGTTAGATGATGAATACAATGACTGGGAAGCTAAATTAATGGACGTAGCTGATATATTTGATAAAGAAGAAGAAGCTCAAGCATGGTTAGATACTTACTATGCAAAAGCTGAAACAATAGGTAAAGAAATAAAAACTGCAAGAGGTGAAGATGAAACTTACGCAGTATTATCAACAGATTTAGCAAATGGTCAATTCTATGCATTCACTAATGCTGGATTAGGAACAGTATTAAAAGAAGATTTAGATCTTAAGCAACCTGAAAATATGCCAGGACAAGATTCAATAGAATTACCTAAAGTTACTATGGAAGGTTTAGCTGAAATAGATGCTGATAATTTAATAATTATAGGTAGTGAATCTGATAAAGCTGAATTAGAAAATAGTTCTGTATGGAACCAAATAAGGGCTGTAAAAGAAGGAAATGTAATATTCTTAAATCAAAGTCCACACTTCAGCCAAGCATATAATCCAATAGGAAGATTATTAGAATTAGATACAATTAAGGAAGAACTTGTAAAATAA
- a CDS encoding adenylosuccinate synthase produces the protein MKTVAVVGSQWGDEGKGKVIDYLATQADVVIRGQGGNNAGHTLVVEGKKFALRLIPSGILNPNTINVIGNGIVFDPKGFLEEIDMLNSNDIDTSNIKISDRAHVVFPYHKELDALAEEARGDNKIGTTKKGIGPCYMDKTERSGIRICDLMDKDIFAKKLKAQVDAKNKLVIGVYGKEAMFNFEEIYNEYLEYAEKIRKYVADTSVIVYDAIKDGKRVLFEGAQGTLLDLDLGTYPYVTSSHPISGGFAVGAGVGPNMIKDVVGIVKAYTTRVGEGPFVTELDNEIGERIRVQGHEFGTVTGRARRCGWFDAVIVKYAARVNGLTSISFMLLDVLTGFDKINICTAYKMGDKIIHNFPASLEDLAKCEPIYEELDGWNEDITNVEKFEDLPENAKKYIARIEELVGVNIDMVSVGPNRSQTIIRKNIFA, from the coding sequence ATGAAAACAGTAGCAGTTGTAGGATCTCAGTGGGGAGACGAAGGAAAGGGTAAAGTAATAGATTATCTTGCCACACAAGCTGATGTAGTAATAAGAGGACAAGGTGGAAATAATGCTGGACATACATTAGTTGTAGAAGGCAAAAAGTTTGCTTTACGTTTAATACCATCCGGAATACTAAACCCTAATACTATAAATGTAATAGGTAATGGTATAGTTTTTGATCCTAAAGGTTTTTTAGAAGAGATAGATATGCTTAATAGCAATGATATAGATACAAGTAACATAAAGATAAGTGATAGAGCTCATGTTGTGTTCCCATACCATAAAGAATTAGATGCATTAGCTGAAGAAGCTAGAGGAGACAACAAAATAGGTACTACTAAAAAAGGTATAGGTCCTTGTTACATGGATAAAACAGAGAGATCTGGAATTAGAATATGTGATTTAATGGATAAGGATATATTTGCTAAAAAATTAAAAGCTCAAGTAGACGCTAAGAATAAATTAGTTATAGGTGTTTATGGTAAAGAGGCAATGTTTAATTTTGAAGAAATATACAATGAGTATTTAGAATATGCTGAAAAAATAAGAAAATACGTAGCAGATACATCTGTTATTGTTTATGATGCAATAAAAGATGGTAAAAGAGTATTATTTGAAGGTGCTCAAGGAACTTTATTAGATTTAGACTTAGGAACATACCCATATGTTACATCATCTCATCCTATATCAGGAGGATTCGCTGTAGGTGCAGGTGTTGGTCCTAACATGATAAAAGATGTTGTAGGAATAGTAAAAGCTTATACTACAAGAGTTGGAGAAGGTCCTTTTGTTACGGAACTAGATAATGAAATTGGAGAAAGAATAAGAGTTCAAGGTCATGAGTTTGGAACTGTAACTGGAAGAGCAAGAAGATGTGGTTGGTTTGATGCTGTTATAGTAAAGTATGCAGCAAGAGTTAATGGATTAACTAGTATATCATTTATGCTTTTAGACGTATTAACAGGATTTGATAAAATAAATATATGTACAGCTTATAAAATGGGAGATAAGATAATACATAACTTCCCAGCATCACTAGAAGATTTAGCAAAATGTGAACCTATATATGAAGAGTTAGATGGATGGAATGAAGATATAACTAACGTAGAAAAATTTGAAGATCTTCCTGAAAATGCTAAGAAATATATAGCTAGAATAGAAGAATTAGTTGGAGTTAATATAGATATGGTTTCTGTTGGACCGAATAGATCTCAGACTATAATAAGAAAAAATATATTTGCATAA
- a CDS encoding FecCD family ABC transporter permease, which translates to MKKINRKKAACLLMIIGLILLVIGIITSISLGAKNIDISTIINSIFHDSDNINTKIIRDVRIPRAIAAALVGGFLSVAGAIMQGITRNPIAEPSVMGITQGATFMIAVAFVLQRLNPNLIMSSFSMMMFAFLGASISGFLVYFVSSRSIRKVDPVKLALAGTALGTLLISLAMGISMCFNLSQQLSFWISGGVTGAKWSSIAMLSLVGGIALIGAIILSPKITILSLGEEVAIGLGQKTNQIRFISIVLVILLTGASVSVAGNIVFVGLIIPQIVKAIVGADYKYIIPSSMVLGSVLLVYSDILARMINPPYETPIGSLTALLGVPVFIYLVRKDVK; encoded by the coding sequence ATGAAAAAGATTAATAGAAAAAAAGCAGCATGTTTGCTTATGATTATAGGTCTAATATTACTTGTAATAGGAATAATAACATCTATTTCTTTAGGAGCAAAGAATATAGACATATCAACAATAATTAATAGCATTTTTCACGATAGCGATAATATAAACACTAAAATAATTAGAGATGTAAGAATACCTAGAGCTATTGCAGCAGCACTTGTAGGAGGATTTTTATCAGTAGCAGGTGCCATAATGCAAGGTATAACTAGAAACCCAATAGCAGAACCGTCTGTAATGGGTATAACACAAGGTGCTACATTTATGATAGCAGTAGCATTTGTATTACAAAGATTAAATCCAAACTTAATAATGAGCAGTTTTTCCATGATGATGTTTGCATTTTTAGGAGCAAGTATAAGTGGATTTTTAGTTTATTTTGTAAGTTCTAGAAGTATAAGAAAGGTAGACCCTGTTAAACTTGCACTTGCAGGAACTGCATTAGGTACATTATTAATATCATTAGCTATGGGTATATCAATGTGCTTTAACTTATCTCAACAGCTTAGCTTTTGGATATCAGGTGGAGTAACTGGTGCAAAATGGAGTAGTATAGCAATGTTATCCTTAGTAGGAGGTATTGCTTTAATAGGGGCAATTATTTTATCGCCTAAAATAACTATACTAAGTTTAGGTGAAGAAGTTGCCATAGGTTTAGGACAAAAGACAAATCAAATAAGGTTTATAAGTATAGTATTAGTAATATTATTAACAGGTGCATCTGTTTCGGTAGCAGGTAATATAGTTTTTGTAGGTCTTATAATTCCTCAAATAGTAAAGGCAATAGTAGGTGCTGATTATAAATACATTATACCTAGTTCAATGGTATTAGGTTCAGTTTTATTAGTATATAGTGATATATTAGCAAGAATGATAAACCCACCATATGAAACTCCAATAGGTTCGTTAACAGCACTTTTAGGAGTACCTGTATTTATATACCTTGTTAGAAAGGATGTAAAATAG